The following DNA comes from Coleofasciculaceae cyanobacterium.
CCAATCAAAATCGTTATCTTCATCTTCATAAACTACTGTGGGTTCATTTGGTTGAGTACCTTGAGCAGAAACAGGCAAAGCTAATGGTGTTATTGTCATACCTAATAAAAAAAGGCTGACCCCAAGAGTCTTGAATAAATTAAAACGTTTCATAATAAATTCAATTTCCACTTATAAAATTTCTACACCCTAATGTTCGGCTAGAAAAGTGGAAAACTCGGGGAAAATATGCCAGCGTGATGGAATTTATTACCTAAGACATAGTTGCACTAGATTTATTAGATTTAGAGAAAAACCGCACAGCGAGCGCTGCAAACCATAGGAGCGATGATTTGGACACGGGCATTAAATCAAGAAATGGCTGTAATTCTATCAGCGTAAAGATTTAGCTGTGAAAGTGATATAAAAGAGTTATCGCTCCCAGTATTTTTAAAACCTGAGACTGGTATATTAAAAACATTCAACACTCAAAAAACATTAATCAATGAATGATTTAAAATCACTTAATTATTATTATCGAGCCAAAAGAAAATGCGCCAACTACTGATTCAAGTACCGCAGGGTAAAGGAAAAGAAGTTCTCAAAATTGCTCAAAAACACGACGGGGCAAACTTGGCACAATTTGAGGCAACAGGAAGCGATGGCGCGAT
Coding sequences within:
- a CDS encoding WGxxGxxG family protein, encoding MKRFNLFKTLGVSLFLLGMTITPLALPVSAQGTQPNEPTVVYEDEDNDFDWGWLGLFGLLGLAGLAKKNRQEPTAYRDPKI